The following are encoded in a window of Rosa chinensis cultivar Old Blush chromosome 4, RchiOBHm-V2, whole genome shotgun sequence genomic DNA:
- the LOC112198216 gene encoding protein BONZAI 3 isoform X1, translating into MGGCFSDVKGGKQAVGGAHHQERPINRDADSNDAVELFNRSRGVFPLHTSLELSLSATNLLDRDIMSKSDPMVVVYVKKGHGKLEELGRTEVILNSLNPVWIEKITVSYQFEVVQPLIFHIYDVDTKYHNVNVKTLKLEDQEFLGEGSCVLSEIVTKQSRRLTLNLHNRSGRRGLRNFGTLTVHAEETMASKSVVEIKFHCSQLENKDLFSKSDPFLRVSRIVESGGSVPICKTEVVDNNLNPIWKPLSLSMQQFGSKDNPLVIECFDFNSNGNHVLIGKLQKSVADLERLYKERSGVNFVVPSSHGHEKVSKGQLFVDQFNEKQQFSFLDYISSGFELNFMVAVDFTASNGNPQQHDSLHYIDPYGRLNSYQQAIMEVGEVIQFYDADKRFPAWGFGGRTAGGPVSHCFNLDGTATGFEVEGVQGIMTAYASALHNVSLSGPTLFGPVVNRAAEIAGNSLFHNNNKYYVLLIITDGILTDLQETTDALVRASDLPLSILVVGVGSADFKQMEILDADNGQRLSSSTGRVATRDIVQFVPMREVQSGRISAVQSLLEELPGQFLSYMRCRDIMPLTDRAAQSSAPQL; encoded by the exons ATGGGAGGGTGTTTTTCCGACGTGAAAGGTGGCAAGCAGGCCGTGGGAGGGGCCCATCATCAAGAGAGGCCCATCAACAGGGACGCTGACTCAAACGACGCCGTTGAGCTCTTTAACCGCTCCCGAGGCGTTTTTCCACTGCACACTTCGCTCGAG TTATCGCTGTCAGCAACTAACTTGCTTGATCGTGACATTATGTCAAAG AGTGATCCCATGGTTGTGGTTTATGTGAAGAAAGGACATGGTAAGCTGGAGGAACTAGGGAGAACTGAAGTAATACTGAATAGTTTGAATCCAGTGTGGATTGAGAAAATTACAGTTTCATATCAGTTTGAGGTTGTGCAGCCATTGAT ATTCCACATCTATGATGTCGATACAAAATATCACAATGTAAATGTAAAG ACGCTGAAGTTGGAGGATCAAGAATTTCTTGGGGAAGGCAGTTGCGTTCTTTCAGAG ATAGTGACCAAACAAAGTCGAAGGTTAACCTTGAATCTGCATAACAGAAGTGGGCGGAGAGGTTTGAGAAATTTCGGAACACTCACTGTCCATGCTGAAGAAACTATGGCTTCGAAGAGTGTTGTTGAGATAAAATTCCATTGTTCCCAATTGGAAAACAAAGACCTCTTCTCTAAAAGT GATCCTTTCTTAAGAGTATCTAGAATTGTTGAGAGTGGAGGTTCTGTTCCAATCTGCAAGACTGAAGTGGTGGATAACAATTTAAATCCAATTTGGAAACCACTATCCCTGAGTATGCAGCAGTTTGGAAGCAAG GATAATCCATTAGTCATTGAGTGCTTTGATTTCAACAGCAATGGCAATCATGTTCTTATTGG GAAACTTCAAAAATCGGTGGCAGACCTGGAGAGATTATACAAAGAAAGAAGTGGGGTGAATTTCGTCGTTCCATCTTCTCATGGTCATGAAAAG GTTTCAAAGGGTCAGTTGTTTGTGGATCAATTTAATGAGAAGCAACAGTTCAGCTTTCTCGATTATATTTCCAGTGGATTTGAGCTTAACTTCATGGTTGCTGTTGACTTTACGG CTTCAAATGGAAACCCTCAACAACATGATTCGTTGCACTACATTGATCCGTATGGCCGGTTGAATTCTTACCAGCAG GCAATAATGGAAGTTGGGGAAGTCATTCAGTTTTATGATGCTGATAAACGCTTTCCTGCTTGGGGCTTTGGAGGAAGGACAGCTGGAGGACCTGTATCGCACTGTTTTAACTTGGATGGAACTGCAACTGGCTTTGAG GTTGAAGGAGTTCAAGGCATAATGACTGCTTATGCCAGTGCCCTACACAATGTTTCTTTATCAGGACCCACTTTGTTTGGCCCAGTGGTTAATAGGGCTGCAGAGATTGCTGGCAATTCTCTTTTCCACAACAACAATAAGTACTATGTGTTGCTGATCATAACG GATGGGATACTTACAGACCTGCAGGAAACAACAGATGCTTTGGTGAGGGCATCTGATCTTCCCCTCTCAATTCTAGTAGTTGGAGTAGGAAGTGCGGATTTCAAACAAATGGAG ATTCTCGATGCTGACAATGGACAGCGATTATCAAGTTCAACAGGCCGTGTGGCTACCAGAGACATCGTACAATTTGTTCCTATGAGAGAAGTGCAGA GTGGGCGCATTTCAGCAGTTCAATCGCTTCTCGAAGAGCTGCCTGGACAGTTCTTGAGTTACATGCGCTGCAGAGACATCATGCCTCTCACTGACCGTGCAGCCCAATCATCTGCTCCACAACTTTAG
- the LOC112198216 gene encoding protein BONZAI 3 isoform X3: protein MGGCFSDVKGGKQAVGGAHHQERPINRDADSNDAVELFNRSRGVFPLHTSLESDPMVVVYVKKGHGKLEELGRTEVILNSLNPVWIEKITVSYQFEVVQPLIFHIYDVDTKYHNVNVKTLKLEDQEFLGEGSCVLSEIVTKQSRRLTLNLHNRSGRRGLRNFGTLTVHAEETMASKSVVEIKFHCSQLENKDLFSKSDPFLRVSRIVESGGSVPICKTEVVDNNLNPIWKPLSLSMQQFGSKDNPLVIECFDFNSNGNHVLIGKLQKSVADLERLYKERSGVNFVVPSSHGHEKVSKGQLFVDQFNEKQQFSFLDYISSGFELNFMVAVDFTASNGNPQQHDSLHYIDPYGRLNSYQQAIMEVGEVIQFYDADKRFPAWGFGGRTAGGPVSHCFNLDGTATGFEVEGVQGIMTAYASALHNVSLSGPTLFGPVVNRAAEIAGNSLFHNNNKYYVLLIITDGILTDLQETTDALVRASDLPLSILVVGVGSADFKQMEILDADNGQRLSSSTGRVATRDIVQFVPMREVQSGRISAVQSLLEELPGQFLSYMRCRDIMPLTDRAAQSSAPQL, encoded by the exons ATGGGAGGGTGTTTTTCCGACGTGAAAGGTGGCAAGCAGGCCGTGGGAGGGGCCCATCATCAAGAGAGGCCCATCAACAGGGACGCTGACTCAAACGACGCCGTTGAGCTCTTTAACCGCTCCCGAGGCGTTTTTCCACTGCACACTTCGCTCGAG AGTGATCCCATGGTTGTGGTTTATGTGAAGAAAGGACATGGTAAGCTGGAGGAACTAGGGAGAACTGAAGTAATACTGAATAGTTTGAATCCAGTGTGGATTGAGAAAATTACAGTTTCATATCAGTTTGAGGTTGTGCAGCCATTGAT ATTCCACATCTATGATGTCGATACAAAATATCACAATGTAAATGTAAAG ACGCTGAAGTTGGAGGATCAAGAATTTCTTGGGGAAGGCAGTTGCGTTCTTTCAGAG ATAGTGACCAAACAAAGTCGAAGGTTAACCTTGAATCTGCATAACAGAAGTGGGCGGAGAGGTTTGAGAAATTTCGGAACACTCACTGTCCATGCTGAAGAAACTATGGCTTCGAAGAGTGTTGTTGAGATAAAATTCCATTGTTCCCAATTGGAAAACAAAGACCTCTTCTCTAAAAGT GATCCTTTCTTAAGAGTATCTAGAATTGTTGAGAGTGGAGGTTCTGTTCCAATCTGCAAGACTGAAGTGGTGGATAACAATTTAAATCCAATTTGGAAACCACTATCCCTGAGTATGCAGCAGTTTGGAAGCAAG GATAATCCATTAGTCATTGAGTGCTTTGATTTCAACAGCAATGGCAATCATGTTCTTATTGG GAAACTTCAAAAATCGGTGGCAGACCTGGAGAGATTATACAAAGAAAGAAGTGGGGTGAATTTCGTCGTTCCATCTTCTCATGGTCATGAAAAG GTTTCAAAGGGTCAGTTGTTTGTGGATCAATTTAATGAGAAGCAACAGTTCAGCTTTCTCGATTATATTTCCAGTGGATTTGAGCTTAACTTCATGGTTGCTGTTGACTTTACGG CTTCAAATGGAAACCCTCAACAACATGATTCGTTGCACTACATTGATCCGTATGGCCGGTTGAATTCTTACCAGCAG GCAATAATGGAAGTTGGGGAAGTCATTCAGTTTTATGATGCTGATAAACGCTTTCCTGCTTGGGGCTTTGGAGGAAGGACAGCTGGAGGACCTGTATCGCACTGTTTTAACTTGGATGGAACTGCAACTGGCTTTGAG GTTGAAGGAGTTCAAGGCATAATGACTGCTTATGCCAGTGCCCTACACAATGTTTCTTTATCAGGACCCACTTTGTTTGGCCCAGTGGTTAATAGGGCTGCAGAGATTGCTGGCAATTCTCTTTTCCACAACAACAATAAGTACTATGTGTTGCTGATCATAACG GATGGGATACTTACAGACCTGCAGGAAACAACAGATGCTTTGGTGAGGGCATCTGATCTTCCCCTCTCAATTCTAGTAGTTGGAGTAGGAAGTGCGGATTTCAAACAAATGGAG ATTCTCGATGCTGACAATGGACAGCGATTATCAAGTTCAACAGGCCGTGTGGCTACCAGAGACATCGTACAATTTGTTCCTATGAGAGAAGTGCAGA GTGGGCGCATTTCAGCAGTTCAATCGCTTCTCGAAGAGCTGCCTGGACAGTTCTTGAGTTACATGCGCTGCAGAGACATCATGCCTCTCACTGACCGTGCAGCCCAATCATCTGCTCCACAACTTTAG
- the LOC112198216 gene encoding protein BONZAI 3 isoform X2, with protein sequence MGGCFSDVKGGKQAVGGAHHQERPINRDADSNDAVELFNRSRGVFPLHTSLELSLSATNLLDRDIMSKSDPMVVVYVKKGHGKLEELGRTEVILNSLNPVWIEKITVSYQFEVVQPLIFHIYDVDTKYHNVNVKTLKLEDQEFLGEGSCVLSEIVTKQSRRLTLNLHNRSGRRGLRNFGTLTVHAEETMASKSVVEIKFHCSQLENKDLFSKSDPFLRVSRIVESGGSVPICKTEVVDNNLNPIWKPLSLSMQQFGSKDNPLVIECFDFNSNGNHVLIGKLQKSVADLERLYKERSGVNFVVPSSHGHEKVSKGQLFVDQFNEKQQFSFLDYISSGFELNFMVAVDFTASNGNPQQHDSLHYIDPYGRLNSYQQAIMEVGEVIQFYDADKRFPAWGFGGRTAGGPVSHCFNLDGTATGFEVEGVQGIMTAYASALHNVSLSGPTLFGPVVNRAAEIAGNSLFHNNNKYYVLLIITDGILTDLQETTDALVRASDLPLSILVVGVGSADFKQMEILDADNGQRLSSSTGRVATRDIVQFVPMREVQIQSLLEELPGQFLSYMRCRDIMPLTDRAAQSSAPQL encoded by the exons ATGGGAGGGTGTTTTTCCGACGTGAAAGGTGGCAAGCAGGCCGTGGGAGGGGCCCATCATCAAGAGAGGCCCATCAACAGGGACGCTGACTCAAACGACGCCGTTGAGCTCTTTAACCGCTCCCGAGGCGTTTTTCCACTGCACACTTCGCTCGAG TTATCGCTGTCAGCAACTAACTTGCTTGATCGTGACATTATGTCAAAG AGTGATCCCATGGTTGTGGTTTATGTGAAGAAAGGACATGGTAAGCTGGAGGAACTAGGGAGAACTGAAGTAATACTGAATAGTTTGAATCCAGTGTGGATTGAGAAAATTACAGTTTCATATCAGTTTGAGGTTGTGCAGCCATTGAT ATTCCACATCTATGATGTCGATACAAAATATCACAATGTAAATGTAAAG ACGCTGAAGTTGGAGGATCAAGAATTTCTTGGGGAAGGCAGTTGCGTTCTTTCAGAG ATAGTGACCAAACAAAGTCGAAGGTTAACCTTGAATCTGCATAACAGAAGTGGGCGGAGAGGTTTGAGAAATTTCGGAACACTCACTGTCCATGCTGAAGAAACTATGGCTTCGAAGAGTGTTGTTGAGATAAAATTCCATTGTTCCCAATTGGAAAACAAAGACCTCTTCTCTAAAAGT GATCCTTTCTTAAGAGTATCTAGAATTGTTGAGAGTGGAGGTTCTGTTCCAATCTGCAAGACTGAAGTGGTGGATAACAATTTAAATCCAATTTGGAAACCACTATCCCTGAGTATGCAGCAGTTTGGAAGCAAG GATAATCCATTAGTCATTGAGTGCTTTGATTTCAACAGCAATGGCAATCATGTTCTTATTGG GAAACTTCAAAAATCGGTGGCAGACCTGGAGAGATTATACAAAGAAAGAAGTGGGGTGAATTTCGTCGTTCCATCTTCTCATGGTCATGAAAAG GTTTCAAAGGGTCAGTTGTTTGTGGATCAATTTAATGAGAAGCAACAGTTCAGCTTTCTCGATTATATTTCCAGTGGATTTGAGCTTAACTTCATGGTTGCTGTTGACTTTACGG CTTCAAATGGAAACCCTCAACAACATGATTCGTTGCACTACATTGATCCGTATGGCCGGTTGAATTCTTACCAGCAG GCAATAATGGAAGTTGGGGAAGTCATTCAGTTTTATGATGCTGATAAACGCTTTCCTGCTTGGGGCTTTGGAGGAAGGACAGCTGGAGGACCTGTATCGCACTGTTTTAACTTGGATGGAACTGCAACTGGCTTTGAG GTTGAAGGAGTTCAAGGCATAATGACTGCTTATGCCAGTGCCCTACACAATGTTTCTTTATCAGGACCCACTTTGTTTGGCCCAGTGGTTAATAGGGCTGCAGAGATTGCTGGCAATTCTCTTTTCCACAACAACAATAAGTACTATGTGTTGCTGATCATAACG GATGGGATACTTACAGACCTGCAGGAAACAACAGATGCTTTGGTGAGGGCATCTGATCTTCCCCTCTCAATTCTAGTAGTTGGAGTAGGAAGTGCGGATTTCAAACAAATGGAG ATTCTCGATGCTGACAATGGACAGCGATTATCAAGTTCAACAGGCCGTGTGGCTACCAGAGACATCGTACAATTTGTTCCTATGAGAGAAGTGCAGA TTCAATCGCTTCTCGAAGAGCTGCCTGGACAGTTCTTGAGTTACATGCGCTGCAGAGACATCATGCCTCTCACTGACCGTGCAGCCCAATCATCTGCTCCACAACTTTAG